In one window of Paraflavitalea soli DNA:
- a CDS encoding HepT-like ribonuclease domain-containing protein: MDKDRIIEIGESINTTPNVHTFLAKQAEIKNFIAVVSGKNNSFYEAATKINITAIFAPEQLKGVIDSFLKSVKNDLISNASYERKIQINVVNDYLAQAEDLLDKKEFHPSTSAILIGASLEEFLRNWAVDQNLLTEETKPSIDGYATILKKEGLIDKQDHKEITAWAGLRNNAAHGYWDLVSDHDKISHMLSGVNLFIKKYST; the protein is encoded by the coding sequence ATGGACAAAGATAGAATTATAGAAATTGGGGAATCGATTAACACAACTCCCAATGTTCATACTTTTTTAGCAAAGCAGGCAGAAATTAAAAATTTCATTGCTGTTGTGTCTGGTAAAAACAATTCATTTTATGAGGCTGCTACTAAAATAAATATAACAGCCATTTTTGCTCCAGAACAACTCAAAGGAGTAATAGATTCCTTTCTCAAATCTGTTAAGAACGATCTGATTTCAAACGCTTCTTACGAAAGAAAAATTCAAATTAATGTAGTTAATGATTATTTAGCTCAAGCTGAAGACCTTTTAGATAAAAAAGAATTTCATCCATCAACATCAGCAATTTTGATTGGTGCTTCCCTCGAAGAATTCTTGAGGAACTGGGCTGTTGACCAAAACCTTCTTACAGAAGAAACAAAACCTTCTATCGATGGATACGCGACAATTCTTAAAAAAGAAGGGCTAATAGACAAGCAAGACCACAAAGAAATAACTGCTTGGGCTGGCTTAAGAAATAATGCAGCACATGGCTATTGGGATCTAGTATCCGATCATGACAAAATTAGTCATATGCTAAGTGGTGTTAACTTATTCATTAAAAAATACTCAACCTAG
- a CDS encoding restriction endonuclease translates to MIQTLASTRHLNGLLETLSYVEFEQFVADVLIESGKFSKVERSTIINNIHIDIIAHEKDTIALSQFPTKWFFEVKKSKLVGLDVVYQLLAWFSTFQEPNIRVALITMGHLSLHAKQLAKEKGITVLGLEEIAQLTTPKIYKKYFGGELIFNPTENEESQTTLFADQLLSIKPGREEWSKYQKLISDIFELLFIPPLESPRYEHRDREADNRRDMIFENSATIGFWKTIKDTYEGHYIVVDAKNYSEPIEKKPILEIAHYLKPHGCGMFGIIACRKGLSKSSKSAIREQWIGNKKLIVVINDNDLLEMLKLKNPEEVIRRKIADFRIEL, encoded by the coding sequence ATGATCCAAACATTAGCCTCCACACGTCATTTAAATGGATTACTTGAAACATTATCCTATGTTGAATTTGAGCAGTTTGTAGCAGATGTTCTAATAGAATCAGGAAAGTTTAGCAAGGTTGAACGCTCCACCATTATCAATAACATTCACATCGATATAATCGCTCACGAAAAGGATACAATTGCTCTATCCCAATTCCCAACAAAATGGTTTTTTGAAGTTAAAAAGTCAAAACTGGTAGGTTTAGATGTTGTTTACCAATTATTAGCTTGGTTTTCTACTTTTCAGGAGCCAAATATTAGGGTTGCACTTATAACAATGGGACACCTTTCGTTACATGCGAAACAATTAGCAAAAGAAAAAGGGATAACAGTTTTAGGGCTAGAAGAAATTGCTCAACTAACTACACCTAAAATCTATAAAAAATACTTTGGTGGAGAGTTAATTTTTAACCCTACTGAAAATGAGGAATCTCAAACTACTCTTTTTGCAGATCAGCTATTGTCAATAAAACCTGGGAGAGAAGAATGGTCAAAATACCAAAAGCTTATTTCTGATATATTTGAATTGCTTTTTATACCGCCACTGGAGTCTCCAAGATATGAGCATCGCGACAGAGAAGCAGACAATAGAAGAGATATGATTTTCGAAAACTCCGCAACAATAGGCTTTTGGAAAACAATTAAAGACACCTACGAAGGTCATTATATAGTAGTAGATGCAAAAAATTATTCTGAACCAATTGAAAAGAAGCCAATTTTAGAAATTGCACATTACCTTAAACCACATGGGTGCGGCATGTTTGGAATTATAGCTTGCAGAAAAGGGTTAAGTAAGTCATCGAAATCTGCAATAAGAGAACAATGGATTGGCAATAAAAAGCTTATTGTCGTAATTAATGACAATGATCTCTTGGAAATGCTCAAATTAAAAAACCCGGAAGAAGTTATTAGGCGAAAGATTGCAGACTTCCGAATAGAGTTATGA
- a CDS encoding helix-turn-helix domain-containing protein, translating into MAKKVTKKTQSSLEDFQEDMLKIGNRLRELRKKAGFGAYDIFAYHIGMERSQYGRYERGQANFEIVSFLKILAGLQVSLKEFFAEGFN; encoded by the coding sequence ATGGCGAAAAAAGTTACCAAGAAAACCCAAAGTTCATTAGAAGATTTCCAAGAGGATATGCTAAAAATTGGTAATCGTCTAAGAGAGCTGCGTAAAAAAGCAGGTTTCGGGGCCTACGACATTTTTGCCTATCATATTGGTATGGAGCGTAGTCAATATGGCCGGTATGAACGTGGCCAGGCAAACTTTGAGATTGTTTCCTTCCTAAAAATACTAGCCGGCCTTCAAGTCTCACTAAAGGAGTTTTTTGCTGAGGGCTTCAATTAG
- a CDS encoding KAP family P-loop NTPase fold protein, whose protein sequence is MSVLLETYAWTFTFIYVFFRFLAPTRFFYIPSKLISSFNLTDGFLFLPAGWLLYYITYYIQYRRKTLISYDPSKGFFADAPFVLNESNDSLGRVGYIQDLAKKIISTDTKGYSFAIGIIGQWGSGKTAFLKTLEEELKNNPDVIQIRFNPWITPNISNSTAIFFSDLANKLSEYDETLKTEITTYSRELLQSVDNQTFSFFKQLFDSSVEEKGMQDQIDLINDHINRLKKKVVVYIDDVDRLEKKEVIEVLRIVRNSANFSNTFFIVAFDKSYVTACINEALINNSENYLEKIFQLEYYLPPNPDKLIYQKALLSELQRHIPSNCQPILQYIENPSKNTSGNIFLSNFEILPPINNYIQSFRDVNRFMNVFLLNYDRIKHNIYLPDFISICLLRVKYPEVYRLLYYNRRNFLIAADNFGAMEGVAGELYLRLIEDNSNGKKDIELNVYLEKNYKELALNQKDTQEVEKLIRSIFNIVNSASNPLNKRSLFNHHMTISDSAYFDRYFDYSMAGRLDQQEFNEALKLPIENIEKKIEEWSTMRQISTDLIVKLENLTPDSDKDFFEKIIKAIVYLTYQPNPNDPRNLLSFDKVNFIQKLGIESDENPVIQNLYLNNKEEFKNFFKSLYLIYADKAMWGFIHFFAQALIKDYDDGYFILSHEELKDLIKDSFIASVESNQEPSQSLLIFYSIAIKLFATRTTSNGEIIPEGKGIEMTERLREVLEKNPKELLEFNIIRQRPNSDYVESGWHRMIFGSDEAFTKILESHANDPLVNEYIEFQNAFRPQQQPVKFQFNFLNPS, encoded by the coding sequence ATGTCAGTACTTCTGGAAACCTACGCCTGGACATTTACATTCATTTATGTTTTTTTCCGCTTCCTTGCACCCACAAGATTTTTTTATATACCGTCAAAACTCATTTCAAGTTTCAACCTGACAGATGGTTTTCTTTTCTTGCCAGCAGGATGGCTTTTGTATTATATAACTTACTACATTCAATATCGCAGAAAAACCCTGATTTCGTATGATCCAAGTAAAGGTTTTTTTGCAGATGCTCCTTTCGTATTGAATGAATCTAATGATAGCTTAGGGCGGGTCGGGTATATCCAGGACTTGGCTAAAAAAATTATTTCTACGGATACAAAAGGTTATTCATTTGCAATTGGCATTATTGGGCAATGGGGATCTGGCAAAACTGCCTTTTTGAAGACGTTAGAGGAAGAATTGAAAAACAATCCCGACGTTATCCAAATTCGATTTAATCCATGGATTACTCCCAACATAAGCAATAGTACTGCAATTTTCTTTTCAGATTTAGCCAACAAGCTTTCGGAGTACGATGAAACCCTTAAAACGGAGATTACCACATATAGCCGTGAGTTATTACAATCCGTAGACAATCAAACTTTTTCATTTTTTAAGCAGCTTTTTGATTCCTCTGTAGAAGAAAAAGGGATGCAGGACCAAATTGATCTCATAAATGATCACATAAATAGGTTGAAGAAAAAAGTGGTCGTATATATTGACGATGTCGATAGACTGGAAAAGAAAGAAGTTATCGAAGTTTTAAGGATCGTTCGAAACTCAGCCAATTTTAGCAATACATTTTTTATTGTTGCTTTTGACAAATCATATGTCACTGCCTGCATTAATGAAGCGTTGATTAATAACAGCGAAAATTACCTGGAAAAGATATTCCAGCTTGAATATTACCTGCCACCCAATCCGGATAAGTTAATTTACCAGAAAGCTCTACTTTCAGAGTTGCAAAGGCATATACCATCTAATTGTCAACCTATACTTCAGTATATCGAAAATCCCTCAAAGAATACAAGTGGCAACATTTTTCTCTCCAACTTTGAGATTTTGCCTCCTATAAACAACTACATTCAGTCTTTCCGTGATGTAAACAGGTTTATGAACGTATTTCTACTCAATTACGATCGAATAAAACACAATATATATCTACCAGACTTTATCTCAATTTGCCTGTTGCGTGTGAAATATCCTGAAGTTTACCGGCTCTTATATTACAACCGAAGAAATTTCCTGATCGCAGCAGATAACTTCGGAGCTATGGAAGGCGTGGCAGGAGAATTGTACTTAAGACTTATTGAAGATAACAGTAATGGCAAAAAAGATATCGAGCTCAATGTATACCTAGAAAAAAACTATAAAGAATTGGCTTTAAACCAAAAAGACACACAAGAGGTTGAAAAATTAATCCGGTCAATCTTTAATATCGTCAATTCCGCTTCTAATCCTTTGAATAAAAGGTCTTTATTTAACCATCATATGACTATTTCTGATTCTGCATATTTTGACAGATATTTTGACTACTCAATGGCTGGGCGCCTGGACCAGCAAGAGTTCAATGAAGCATTAAAGCTTCCCATTGAAAATATTGAGAAAAAGATTGAAGAATGGAGCACAATGAGGCAAATTTCAACAGATCTCATTGTCAAGTTAGAGAATCTAACTCCTGACAGCGATAAAGACTTTTTCGAAAAAATCATTAAAGCTATTGTCTATTTAACCTATCAACCCAATCCCAATGACCCTAGAAATCTTCTCTCATTTGACAAGGTCAATTTTATTCAAAAACTCGGCATAGAATCAGACGAAAATCCTGTAATTCAAAACCTATACTTAAACAACAAAGAAGAATTTAAGAATTTTTTCAAAAGCCTTTATTTAATATATGCCGATAAAGCAATGTGGGGCTTTATACACTTTTTCGCACAAGCCCTAATAAAGGATTACGATGATGGTTATTTTATCTTAAGCCATGAAGAACTAAAGGACTTGATTAAAGATAGTTTCATAGCCTCCGTCGAATCAAACCAAGAGCCCTCGCAAAGTCTTTTGATATTTTATTCCATAGCTATAAAGCTATTTGCAACTCGAACAACCTCCAATGGCGAAATAATTCCAGAAGGAAAGGGGATTGAAATGACAGAAAGATTAAGGGAAGTTCTTGAGAAAAACCCAAAAGAGTTATTAGAATTCAACATAATCCGGCAGAGACCAAACTCAGACTATGTTGAATCAGGATGGCATAGAATGATATTTGGCTCGGATGAAGCCTTTACAAAAATCTTGGAAAGTCATGCTAATGACCCACTTGTAAATGAATACATCGAATTTCAAAATGCTTTTAGACCTCAACAACAGCCGGTAAAGTTTCAATTTAATTTTTTGAACCCCTCGTAA
- a CDS encoding vanadium-dependent haloperoxidase produces MRIVYTIVVTLLTGFSGCRQSPKVLPSFATEDISRVVTQMTEVMIHDITNPPLAARFFSYACLSGYEVLVQNDSTMKGMRGILNDYPVIHKPDSLRGYHVQLSALLAMMETAKKMQPSGKLIGEYEQRFMDSCKKTGFPEEVVEQSLGYASWVSKKILAYARSDRYNRISNYPRYTPVNKPGCWYPTAPAYLAAVEPYFNTVRSFTLDSASQFIPARPVAFATDKNSEFYRLMMRNYTTTKEMPMEYRVIAAFWDCNPFAVQDDGHLILGLKKISPGAHWLGITGIACQQTKKRFAESMQIHTMVSMGLMDAFITCWDEKFRSNRIRPETAIRQLVDPHWQPLLQTPPFPEYLSGHSVISSASATILSHYFGNQFAYKDSVEVSYGLPARSFTSFRQAAEEAAISRFYGGIHFMDAIEQGMVQGNKVGDQLVRKVTGKK; encoded by the coding sequence ATGCGTATTGTCTATACAATAGTAGTCACTTTATTAACAGGCTTCAGCGGCTGCCGCCAGTCGCCCAAAGTATTGCCCTCTTTTGCTACGGAAGATATTAGTCGTGTGGTAACGCAAATGACAGAGGTAATGATCCACGATATTACGAATCCACCATTGGCGGCGCGCTTTTTTTCTTATGCGTGTCTGTCGGGGTATGAAGTGCTGGTGCAAAATGATTCCACCATGAAAGGCATGCGTGGCATATTGAATGATTACCCGGTCATACACAAACCCGATTCGCTGCGGGGTTATCATGTGCAGTTGAGTGCTTTGCTGGCGATGATGGAAACGGCGAAGAAGATGCAACCTTCGGGCAAGCTGATCGGTGAATATGAGCAGCGGTTTATGGACTCCTGTAAGAAGACCGGTTTTCCGGAGGAGGTGGTGGAACAATCATTGGGTTATGCATCCTGGGTAAGCAAGAAGATACTGGCTTATGCCAGGAGTGACCGGTACAACCGCATCAGTAACTACCCCCGGTATACACCGGTCAATAAGCCAGGCTGCTGGTATCCTACGGCGCCAGCCTATTTGGCGGCTGTAGAGCCTTATTTCAATACGGTGAGGTCTTTTACGCTGGATTCAGCATCGCAGTTCATACCGGCGCGCCCGGTAGCTTTTGCTACGGATAAAAATTCCGAATTCTACCGGCTCATGATGCGCAATTATACGACCACGAAAGAGATGCCGATGGAATACCGGGTGATTGCGGCTTTCTGGGATTGCAATCCTTTTGCGGTGCAGGATGATGGTCACCTGATACTGGGGTTGAAAAAGATATCACCCGGGGCGCATTGGCTGGGCATTACCGGCATTGCCTGTCAGCAGACGAAGAAGCGTTTTGCAGAAAGTATGCAAATACATACGATGGTGTCGATGGGATTGATGGATGCATTTATCACCTGCTGGGACGAAAAATTCCGGAGTAACCGTATACGCCCGGAGACTGCGATCCGGCAATTGGTGGATCCGCACTGGCAGCCTTTGTTGCAAACGCCGCCTTTTCCGGAGTACCTGAGCGGTCATTCTGTGATCTCATCTGCTTCGGCCACGATCCTCTCTCATTATTTCGGCAACCAGTTTGCCTACAAAGACAGTGTGGAAGTATCTTATGGGTTGCCAGCCCGTAGCTTCACTTCCTTCCGGCAAGCGGCTGAAGAAGCGGCCATCAGCCGTTTTTATGGCGGTATTCATTTCATGGATGCCATTGAACAGGGCATGGTGCAGGGCAATAAGGTGGGGGATCAGTTGGTGCGGAAGGTGACGGGAAAGAAATAA
- a CDS encoding VCBS repeat-containing protein, whose product MYLTNSNRAGLLAALLMAMAGCQSPATSNNADGPTAPLFTLVTPESSGVGFSNTLTEGLNTNVLMYEYFYNGGGVAAGDVNGDGLTDLYFTGNMTDNKLYLNKGKLVFEDITNDAGVGGRMGPWKTGVTTADVNGDGKLDIYVCYSGKVRAEKRKNELFINEGNDGQGKPHFSEQAEQYGLADTAYSTQGYFFDYDRDGDLDLFLLNHNPNSLPVLDEARTLVVLQQEDPATGVRLYQNDQNHFTDITRKAGLSSTSLTYGLGAGIADINGDGWEDIYVSNDYAVPDYLYINNGNGTFTDKLGSSVGHNSQFSMGNDIADVNNDGLPDIFTLDMLPEDNHRQKLLFAPDNYEKFDLNIRSGFHYQYMRNMLQLNNGSRQSAAENRQLPTGGLKTGKAGSGKEVSFSEVGQLAGVSNTDWSWAPLLADYDNDGWKDLFVSNGYLRDFTNMDFMKYMNDYVQSKGRLRREDVLDLVQRIPASNIVSYLFSNNGDGTFSNKTKQWGIQHTSNSNGAAYADLDNDGDLDLVVNNINEPAFIYRNESNGQHHYLQIKLQGAGGNTQGIGAKVILYNKGQQQYLEQMPSRGYLSTVSPVLHAGLGSAASIDSLRIVWLSGKEQVLQQVKANQVLTLQEKDATGQYEYADMMTPLFAAIPSPIQRTYTTNTINDFKRQPLLLNPLSFNGPCLVKGDVNGDGLEDVYAGGGSGQAAVLYLQQKGGRFMASPQAAFEADKGSEDADAAFLDANGDGQMDIYVASGGYHNYLPDDGLLQDRLYLNNGKGGFTKSTGALPAMRVSKSCVRVNDVNGDGFPDLFVGSRVIPARYPEIPASYLLINDGKGHYTDQIGTLAPGLQKAGMVTDAAWIDLNGDQQKDLVVIGEWMPVQVYVQQHKKLELSTRRYFDKDYAGWWNRLTVGDFNKDGKPDLVIGNMGLNTQCRASEQEPATLYYKDFDDNGSVDPIFCFYIQGKNYPYVTRDELLDQMSIMRTRFADYKSYADATMESIFTKEELTGVNNLQANYLATAYFESGADGRFHLQPLPLQAQLSPVYTITPLDYNKDGATDLLLCGNINHARLRFGKYDANFGVLLRGDGKGHFTYVPQQASGFHLSGDVRSVLAFDNTLLFGINQQPLTAYTIH is encoded by the coding sequence TTGTATCTAACCAACTCTAACCGGGCCGGCCTCCTTGCCGCCCTGCTTATGGCAATGGCCGGTTGTCAATCGCCTGCCACCTCCAACAATGCCGACGGTCCTACTGCTCCTCTTTTTACTTTGGTGACACCGGAAAGCTCGGGCGTGGGTTTTAGCAACACGCTCACGGAAGGGCTCAATACGAATGTATTGATGTATGAATACTTTTATAATGGCGGCGGCGTGGCTGCCGGTGATGTGAATGGAGATGGATTGACGGACCTGTATTTTACGGGCAATATGACGGATAATAAATTGTACCTGAACAAAGGAAAGCTGGTATTTGAAGATATTACCAACGATGCGGGTGTAGGCGGCCGGATGGGGCCCTGGAAAACAGGGGTAACTACCGCAGACGTTAATGGAGATGGTAAACTGGACATTTATGTGTGTTACTCGGGCAAGGTGCGTGCAGAAAAGAGAAAGAACGAACTTTTTATCAATGAAGGCAATGATGGGCAGGGGAAACCTCATTTCAGTGAGCAGGCTGAGCAATATGGCCTGGCAGATACAGCTTATAGTACCCAGGGCTATTTCTTTGATTATGACCGGGACGGTGACCTGGATCTATTCCTGCTCAACCACAACCCCAATTCACTGCCTGTGCTGGATGAAGCAAGGACCTTGGTGGTATTACAGCAGGAGGACCCGGCTACAGGAGTACGGTTGTACCAAAATGATCAAAACCACTTTACAGATATAACACGCAAAGCGGGGTTAAGCAGTACTTCGCTCACCTATGGGCTGGGGGCTGGCATAGCAGATATCAACGGTGATGGCTGGGAAGATATCTATGTATCGAATGACTATGCGGTGCCCGACTATTTATACATCAACAATGGCAACGGCACTTTTACGGATAAGCTGGGCAGTAGTGTAGGGCACAATAGCCAGTTCTCGATGGGCAATGATATTGCCGATGTAAACAATGATGGGCTGCCTGATATTTTCACACTCGATATGCTGCCGGAAGATAATCACCGGCAGAAATTATTGTTTGCCCCGGACAATTACGAAAAGTTTGACTTAAATATTCGTTCAGGCTTTCATTACCAGTATATGCGGAATATGCTGCAACTGAATAACGGCAGTCGGCAGTCGGCAGCCGAGAACCGGCAATTGCCAACCGGCGGCCTGAAGACGGGAAAAGCAGGATCTGGCAAGGAAGTCTCTTTCAGTGAGGTGGGGCAGTTGGCGGGGGTATCGAATACGGATTGGAGTTGGGCGCCATTGCTGGCGGATTATGACAATGATGGCTGGAAGGACCTGTTTGTATCCAACGGGTACCTGCGTGACTTTACGAATATGGACTTCATGAAATACATGAACGACTATGTGCAAAGCAAGGGCAGGTTAAGGCGGGAAGATGTGCTGGACCTGGTACAGCGGATACCAGCTTCCAATATTGTAAGCTATCTATTCTCCAATAACGGTGACGGCACTTTCAGCAACAAAACAAAGCAATGGGGTATCCAGCATACTTCCAACAGCAATGGGGCTGCTTACGCAGACCTGGACAATGACGGGGACCTGGACCTGGTAGTCAACAATATCAATGAGCCTGCCTTTATCTACCGCAATGAAAGCAATGGCCAGCATCATTACCTGCAAATAAAATTGCAGGGAGCAGGGGGCAATACGCAAGGAATTGGCGCGAAAGTGATCCTGTACAATAAAGGTCAGCAACAGTACCTGGAACAAATGCCTTCGCGTGGCTACTTATCGACGGTATCGCCGGTATTGCATGCCGGGTTGGGCAGCGCAGCCAGCATTGACTCGCTGCGTATCGTATGGCTGAGTGGTAAAGAACAGGTGCTACAACAGGTGAAAGCCAACCAGGTGCTTACGCTCCAGGAAAAGGATGCTACGGGTCAATATGAATACGCGGATATGATGACGCCTTTATTTGCAGCTATCCCCTCTCCTATTCAACGTACCTATACGACCAATACGATCAATGATTTTAAACGGCAACCGCTGCTGTTGAACCCGCTGTCTTTTAATGGGCCTTGCCTGGTGAAAGGAGATGTGAATGGGGATGGACTGGAGGATGTATATGCAGGCGGTGGCAGTGGACAGGCAGCCGTTCTTTACTTGCAGCAAAAGGGTGGTCGTTTTATGGCCAGTCCGCAGGCGGCATTTGAGGCCGATAAAGGCAGTGAAGATGCTGATGCTGCGTTCCTGGATGCCAATGGAGATGGCCAGATGGATATCTATGTAGCCAGCGGGGGTTACCACAACTATCTGCCGGATGATGGCTTGCTGCAGGACCGGCTTTACCTCAATAATGGCAAAGGAGGATTTACGAAAAGTACGGGCGCTTTGCCTGCCATGCGGGTAAGCAAAAGTTGTGTACGCGTGAACGATGTGAATGGTGATGGGTTTCCCGACCTGTTTGTGGGCAGCCGGGTAATACCTGCCCGGTACCCGGAGATACCGGCCAGTTATTTATTGATCAATGATGGCAAGGGACATTATACGGACCAGATCGGCACCCTGGCGCCAGGCTTGCAAAAAGCGGGTATGGTAACGGATGCTGCGTGGATCGACCTCAACGGAGATCAGCAGAAGGACCTGGTTGTTATCGGCGAATGGATGCCGGTGCAGGTATATGTGCAGCAGCATAAGAAACTGGAGCTGTCTACGCGGCGGTATTTTGATAAGGATTATGCCGGCTGGTGGAACCGGCTTACGGTGGGTGATTTCAACAAAGATGGAAAACCTGACCTGGTGATCGGCAATATGGGATTGAATACGCAATGCCGGGCGAGTGAGCAGGAACCGGCCACGCTTTACTACAAAGACTTTGATGACAATGGTTCTGTTGATCCTATCTTCTGCTTTTATATTCAAGGGAAAAATTATCCTTATGTAACGCGGGATGAACTGCTGGACCAGATGAGCATCATGCGTACGCGGTTTGCGGATTATAAAAGTTATGCGGATGCTACGATGGAAAGTATCTTCACCAAGGAAGAATTAACAGGGGTCAATAATCTCCAGGCCAATTACCTGGCCACGGCTTATTTTGAAAGCGGGGCAGATGGCAGGTTTCACCTGCAACCATTGCCCTTGCAGGCGCAGCTTTCCCCGGTGTATACGATCACGCCGCTTGATTACAATAAGGATGGTGCAACAGACCTGCTGTTGTGCGGCAATATCAACCATGCGCGGCTGCGGTTTGGGAAGTATGACGCCAATTTTGGGGTGCTGCTGCGGGGAGATGGCAAGGGCCATTTCACGTATGTGCCGCAGCAGGCTTCGGGCTTTCACCTGTCGGGCGATGTACGCAGTGTGCTTGCTTTTGACAACACATTGCTATTCGGCATCAATCAACAACCTCTTACGGCTTATACAATCCACTAA
- a CDS encoding RagB/SusD family nutrient uptake outer membrane protein, with protein sequence MKKLFLYISIPLFSAALLTGCKQEFLDTKPLDKVSSADAWKDGALAEAFITGIYSGLGQGGFDEQMLACLSDEAVFTHPGRGINVVNEGTLNPSNIGWVNVNYRWGKDGGKNDMYGRIRHANLALENLRTATFEDVGGLKKRLQGESHFLRAFYYHQLVRYYGAVPIIDKSYGLDVDYSIARNTFDECVNFIIKDCDSAITELKDLSLPAGRANELAAMALKARMLLYAASDLHDIPTAKAKSATIAAYAKPELIGYPSGDRVARWTAAKNAAKAIMDKAPGRGYKLGLAAPVSAADGKKNFVSLSMGGGSKSADVDKSAESEIFFGRYFTLAKEEGGMQLGLYNGPNGYHNWAGNSPIQQLVDDYEMMDGSKFNWNDPAQKAAPYANRDPRFYASILYDGAEWKPRDKISGNVDPANQIQSGRYDVGGGTLASGLDTRASTIENWNGSWTGYYMRRFVDPDPGIVDNTTRQTIPWPFFRYTEVVLNYIEACIELGEDGEARNWLNKIRFRAGMPAVTESGAALKARYQNERRVEMAYEDQRYHDARRWMIAPTTLGRKIQYIDIVGTLKPGATAPNPYKRDETKYNYVYTPIEVNSLENRKWDDKMYFRPIPIEEMNTNTKLVQNPGY encoded by the coding sequence ATGAAGAAACTCTTTTTATATATTTCGATCCCCTTATTCAGCGCAGCCCTGCTTACGGGTTGTAAACAGGAATTCCTCGATACAAAGCCGCTCGATAAGGTATCTTCAGCAGACGCCTGGAAGGATGGTGCGCTGGCTGAGGCATTTATTACGGGCATTTATTCTGGTCTCGGGCAAGGTGGATTTGATGAGCAAATGCTGGCCTGCCTGTCTGATGAGGCGGTATTTACGCACCCGGGCCGCGGTATCAATGTGGTCAATGAAGGCACGCTCAATCCTTCGAATATAGGGTGGGTGAATGTCAATTACCGCTGGGGTAAGGACGGCGGCAAAAATGATATGTATGGCCGCATCAGGCATGCCAATCTCGCATTGGAGAACCTGCGCACAGCTACTTTCGAAGATGTAGGCGGACTCAAAAAACGCTTACAGGGCGAATCGCATTTTCTGCGTGCTTTTTATTACCACCAGCTGGTACGATATTATGGCGCGGTGCCTATTATCGACAAATCGTATGGCCTGGATGTAGATTATTCTATTGCCCGGAATACGTTTGATGAATGTGTGAATTTCATTATCAAGGACTGCGACAGTGCTATCACGGAATTAAAAGACCTGTCGCTCCCTGCCGGCAGGGCCAATGAACTGGCAGCTATGGCATTGAAAGCACGCATGCTGCTGTATGCAGCCAGCGATCTGCATGATATTCCTACTGCGAAAGCCAAATCAGCCACTATTGCGGCTTATGCCAAACCAGAGTTGATCGGTTATCCCAGCGGTGACCGTGTGGCCCGTTGGACTGCTGCCAAGAATGCGGCCAAGGCGATTATGGACAAGGCTCCTGGCAGAGGGTATAAACTGGGGCTTGCCGCACCGGTATCGGCGGCAGATGGAAAAAAGAATTTTGTATCGCTGTCCATGGGTGGCGGCAGCAAGAGTGCGGATGTAGACAAATCTGCGGAAAGCGAGATCTTTTTTGGCCGCTATTTTACGTTGGCCAAAGAAGAAGGGGGTATGCAACTAGGTTTGTATAATGGGCCCAACGGGTACCATAACTGGGCAGGCAATTCCCCCATCCAGCAATTGGTGGATGACTATGAAATGATGGATGGCAGTAAGTTCAACTGGAACGATCCTGCGCAGAAAGCAGCTCCTTATGCTAACCGTGATCCGCGTTTTTATGCCAGCATTCTTTATGATGGCGCAGAATGGAAACCGCGTGATAAGATTTCGGGCAATGTGGATCCTGCGAACCAGATCCAAAGTGGCCGGTATGATGTGGGAGGCGGCACGCTGGCCTCGGGCCTGGATACCCGGGCGAGCACGATCGAAAACTGGAATGGCAGCTGGACGGGTTATTATATGCGCCGTTTTGTAGACCCGGATCCGGGCATTGTAGACAATACCACACGCCAAACAATTCCCTGGCCTTTCTTCCGGTACACGGAAGTTGTCTTAAACTATATAGAAGCCTGTATAGAGCTGGGAGAGGATGGAGAAGCCAGGAACTGGCTCAATAAGATACGGTTCCGCGCCGGCATGCCTGCTGTTACAGAAAGCGGCGCTGCGCTGAAAGCCCGCTACCAGAATGAAAGAAGGGTGGAAATGGCTTATGAAGACCAGCGCTATCACGATGCCCGGCGCTGGATGATCGCGCCTACTACATTGGGCAGAAAGATCCAATACATTGATATCGTAGGGACGCTGAAGCCAGGCGCTACAGCGCCTAATCCTTATAAGCGTGATGAAACGAAGTATAATTATGTGTATACACCGATCGAAGTGAATTCGTTGGAGAACAGGAAATGGGATGATAAGATGTATTTCAGGCCCATCCCTATCGAGGAAATGAATACGAATACGAAGTTGGTGCAGAATCCGGGGTATTAG